TGAAAGAGAGTCTTCAAAAAGtcgagaaaaagaaagagataaggGGCGTGatagggagagggagagggatcGAGACCGAGGTCGAGATAGGGATAGAGAGAAAAGCAAGGATGGGGAAAGAGATCGGGAGAAGGATAGAGATAGAGATAGGGATCGCGACAAAGACCGTGATAGGGATCGTGACCGCCATCATAGAGACCGCCACAGGGATCGAGGTGAGAGGAGGGAAGGGGGCAGAGGTagagatgatgatgattacTACAGGGGTAGAGACTATGACAGGTAATGGATTGTGTATGAACTTTCCTAGCTTGTTGTTCATAATGCATTCTTGCTTCTGACCTTTTGCACTTCAGGGATACATGGTCATTTAACtgctatcatttttttttgtagtgtaaatatgtattatttgaCCTTTTTTTGGGTTAAAGTTTGTCAATGGTGGTATAGCTAGTAAATTGGTTTATTATTTCACTTATAGACGGAGAGATTATGATAAAGAACGAGAAGACAGGCACAGACGTAGGTCTCGTTCTCGCTCAAAGGGAATACATGAGCATAGGTCAAGGTCCCCTTCTCCAACGCGGTCAAGATCACGCTCCAAAAGGTTGGATATGGAAGTTAAAAGCTATACTTTTCTtgtaaaatgttttattttacgTCCATTTGACGTCATGTGTTGAAACTTAGTAGGTCTTGACTCTTAATAGTCTGACTTTTTACTGTAATTGCTTTACAGGGGGCTTTCCCTTATATTGGGTTTATTTTGACAGCTGTCAATTGTGAAATAATTTTGCATAGTTGGAGTCCCTTTGTATAGAGGGAGTTCCCTTTTTTTGTggacttgttttttgtatggttgtgtattcttttatttttttctcaatgaatttgttttcatataaaaaagttatcaGTAAGATAATATGTTATGGATTGatatgttgtatttttgttgagatATTGGACTGTCTCCAGTTATAGTTTGAAATGCGGAAGTGTGAGTTGTTATGAGCTTATGGTTCCTGGCATTTCTCCAACCATAttcgttttgttttgtttttctttttttattcaatttcccTAGGGAGCCGTTACTGATATTACTTACCCCACATTATCCATATCTTGAGATGGAGAATACTATTTTTGTACCTCAGTCGTCTAAACGGGAAGTGGTGGAGAGTTGATTTGGGAGAACTATATTTTTGGTTCTCTTCGAGTAACTTCCATTACAAGTTTTGGACTTTTGGTCTTCCTTTGATTTGTGCCAATTAAAGCTGAAGGAGTAGTCTTTGccatatatatttctttctctttcaatgATCTGTTTTTCCTAATAATTTTTGTGAAGTCTAAAcagaataatttttaagtagTAGTTGGTATGTGGAATGTTTGGTAATATATTTCTGCCATTTCATTCTACAAAAAGTCGTTAAGAGTTCTATTTTTCTCTGGACGATAAATAGATGTTAATCTATTCttctaagtttaatttgtCACGGAAATATAAGTGATGTTcacattttgaatttgagtAGGGTTTCTGAATATCTTTAAGTGCTAAGAGTTCTATTATTCCATGGACTGTTAATAATTGTTAAGCTATTTACCAAGTTCTAATTTGTCATCGATGTATAATGGATGAATTTGAGTAGTGTATCTAGGCATTTCTTAAAGGTTAGAGTTCTATTTTCCTCTTGACCATAAATAATTGTTAATCTATTCTTCTAAGATCTAATTTATCATGGATATATAATGGTTGctcatattctaaatttgaGTTGTGTATCTGGacatctattttctttttttttttctgaaaggAATTTATATGGGCTGAAATCGTACATCCACAATACAGGAATGCTAGGGACGAGCTATCTTTATTCGGTTTCTCATCTGTTTCATATATTTCGTAGATTCCTTTTCTATTTGTAGTTTAGGAAGAATTCTTCTGCATCATACAAGTTGCGTCTCTCCTGGTCATGAGATTTCATGGTTTAACACCTTTGCTTTTGTCTTTGAACTTGTTGTGCTAACATCTATTTATCTGCAGCAAACGAATTAGTGGTTTTGACATGGCTCCTCCAACAACTGCAATATTGTCTGGTGCAACTGCTGCTGCAGGTACCTAAATCCTTATGCGCAGGAATAtccttttgaattatttaactGCTTTTCTTTGTTGAATATAGTGTGGAAAGTTGACAACAAATTGCATGGTGTTATTGGGTAAGCTATATTTTGTTCCTTAATCTGCATATGTAGTCATTTAAAAATGTGGTCTTTGGACGGGCTAtgctattatttattatttacttggtaCACTCATTCTGGAACTGAGAggtattttggttttttgttgcTTGTCTTTggtgtttgtttgttgttttgtttgtatgtCTCGTCCAATTTTGTGAGAAGGCAATGTTGGACTACTTGCCCCTCTGTGCTGACAATGGGCGTGAGCTGACTTCTGTAGCTTTTATGTGCAAGAAGGACCAATGCACCGGTCAGATGGATCTTGTTCGTCTTCATCTGGAAACTTATTCCTTTTTGGGTAGTCTTACAAATATTTCTCAGAATTTGTACatgtataaaatttgtatgcttaaataatttattggaAGAGGTTAAGTTACACTTACACCATACCTTTTTTGTGAAGCATGTAAGTAGTTTCAGGTGATACTTGAATCTTCGCGTGTGGCAATGTTGTTGGcttgaattttgattattttcttaGATTTAGCCTAATTTTTTTAGCAGGCCAGATTCCTGGGACAACTCCAGCTATTCCCGGAATGTTTCCTACCATGTTTCCACTGGCGACCGGTCAGGTAATTCTGCTTCTCCCATATTAAAAAGCATGGAAAAAAACAATCTTTAGGCAAATGTCattattagttatttgatagaatgtttttttattgaaataaacaGCTTTCATTGAGACAATGTACTATAAACCCTATTTGATAGAATGTATATACTCGTATTTTACATTGTtgctttttaattgttttcatgCAGCCCTTTGGGGCACTTCCTGTTATGCCTGTTCAGGCAATGACACAGCAGGTAATATTCAGTACCATTGtaatctctttttttgttgtatgcATTTTAAGGGTGTAaaagttttaaactttttctgTATGTTCTGATGTTAGGCTACCAGACATGCACGACGTGTTTATGTGGGCGGGCTACCACCAACAGCCAACGAACAGGTTTTTGCACCTATTGTGACtcttgtttaatattttatagtcCAAAATCTTCCCATATTTTCTTGTCCAAAGATCACCATTTGTGCATCCAATTGCAGTTCTTTAGCTAATTTGGTCTGTGTAGGTTTTGGTTTCTagtaatattttgattctgTATTGCCAAATGCAATATATCGATTCGAAGAACTTATCATTCTTGGCTATGTTTATCTCTCTCAATTTCTCATGCCCAGTTGTTGATAACCttgctttttccttttcctttccatgTCTTGTAGCTATTTAGCCAAGGCATACTCGAGCCAACAGGATGCcatatttgttatttacaaAGTTCATTTGTTGTTTGCAGTCTGTTGCCACATTTTTCAGTCAGGTTATGGCAGCAATAGGAGGAAATACCGCTGGTCCTGGTATGGTGTTTTTTAagacttttttaattaatatacgTTGGTGTTCAGTATTGCTGTATTAAGTTGATCACCTCATGCGATGGCCATCTATCATTTATAGGAGATGCGGTTGTCAATGTATACATTAATCATGAGAAAAAGTTTGCTTTTGTGGAGATGAGATCTGTTGAGGAAGCCAGTAATGCAATGGCATTGGATGGGATCATCTTTGAGGTACTTCGTTTTCATATGCATATTTTATGttcaaactaaatttactgtgcaaaatagttttcttatttgttaatattgtTCAAATTAGGGAGCACCTGTAAAGGTGCGAAGACCTAGTGATTACAATCCTTCTCTTGCTGCAACGCTTGGTCCTAGCCAGCCAAACCCAAATCTGAACCTAGCTGCTGTTGGTCTAACTCCAGGTTCAGCTGGTGGTCTTGAGGGTCCAGACCGCATTTTTGTGGGTGGACTTCCCTATTACTTCACAGAAGCTCAGGTGAGGGAGTTGCTGGAGTCTTTTGGGCCCCTACGAGGTTTTGATCTCGTGAAAGACAGAGAGACTGGAAATTCAAAAGGATATGCATTTTGTGTTTACCAAGATCTTTCAGTCACAGACATAGCCTGTGCAGCACTCAATGGTATTAAAATGGGTGATAAGACGCTCACTGTTCGGCGTGCGAATCAAGGAGCCAATCAACCCAAACCAGAACAAGAAAGTGTTCTTTTACATGCACAGCAGCAAATTGCTTTACAGGTGGGTGAATTCTAAATGAATGCATGCAATTGCCTCCTTTCTACCtaagaatttttaaatacCAGTTCATCATTGAAATTATCAATTGAATAATTTCGGGGAAAAAGGCCAATTGCATACCTCTTCATTAAAGTTGTGATTCAACCAGcatatagttttgttttttggagCGCTTTGAAGGACTGAAAATTCTTagaatattattgtaaaatgCAGAGAATTTCCTAAGAAGTGACAAATAACTTGTAGTGGTTGTAAGGATATGGTTTGTTTCCTTCTTGCATGCCTATTATATCAAAACCGATAAGAGTCCAtggttaaatttttattctcCATCTATGTCTCAGTATGtcatatttgttcttttttaaataattgtgcAGTATTATTATCTTTTGGTTTATAGCTTTCTTACCGTATTCCTCTCTCAGAAGCTTATGCTACAGCCTGGGGCTGTATCCACCAAGGTTCTCTGTCTTACACAAGTTGTGACCCCTGAAGAGCTTATTAATGATGAAGACTATGAAGATATCATGGAAGACATGCGAGGGGAAGGCGGAAAATTTggtaaacaaacaaatctttTGATTGTGGTCCTATAATCTAATAATAGattctatattttgtttttaaattttaaagctTCATGCTACTCATTggtttcttgtttgtgttttttttgtgtgtgatATCTCTGTTTTACAGCCTTTTCTTGTCCTCACATTCTGGTAGAAAGAATCAGACAAATAACTTACAGACAGAAGCCTCCATaaccttctttctttatacACCCGCCCAATTTGTACTTTACTTGATTCTGCAAATTTGTGGTTTCAAGTGgtttttattgtctttttgCAGGTACATTAGTGAATGTCGTTATCCCGCGTCCAAGACCCAATGAAGCAGCACCTGGAGTTGGAAAGGCATGATCTTTGAACCacgtttttttcattttttttttttctatgttaaTTTGGAACTGTAATCTCATTGTCCAGGGTTTTGTTGTGTTATATCAGGTCTTTTTGGAGTATGCAGACATTGATAGTGCAACGAAAGCTCGAGCTGGtttgaatggaagaaaatttgGAGGGAACCAAGTGATGGCTGTATTCTATCCTGAGAACAAGTTTGCCCAAGGGGAGTATGATGCCTAAACATCATCACATTCTACAGTGATTGGACAAATTGTGTCgttggaagaaagaagagaatatttagttttgttttaaatgtgGGTAAGTTTGTGTGCCTAAATCTGGAACTCAAATAGCCAAGTAAGTAATGCAAGTGACCTTAGATCCCAGCTAGATTGTTAGATTTCCTATCATTTTGGAAAAGTAATGGACAGCTTCATCAAACTCTCTTCTCtctacttttaatttgtagaagcagattattattattattattattattattaatctcTCCAATCACGtattaaatatctattttgtttgaaattttgtgtttCGAGACACCACAGAGAACAGAACTAAACTGAAGTAAATGGGAAAAATATCCAatacatttttctcttcttggtGATTTGGAACAAAGGAAATGGAAACGATGAGATACTATTTCACAAGCCATTCAGATCTTTTACTGAGTCCAACAACTGGTTTCTTTTGGTCCATCCATACCTATGAATTGTGAATCAAACTACTTTCTCCAGTAACTCGTTAAAAGCATTTTTAGTGGTTCAAAGGGTATTGTATAGTCTTAAGGTTTTCATGTGAACCAATCAGAAAGTCTTGATGCCATCAAATTTTCAGAGAAgctattttcatttaaacttgTTTGATGAAAACTAATTTACAGAAAGAACAGACCATCAGTtgtttaattgaataaaagcGTACATTGGACTTTGAACGGATGTTTCTGCACATGTATCTTTTTCGGTGATTTGAAAAAGCAGAACACGATGTTCTTGATTTAAGGAACCAATTCAATTTGAGAAAGCTGAAGCTGAGTACATGATGTTCTTCATGTTCTTGAAATCAATTTGAGGAAGTTGTGCACATGATGTTCTTGAAATCGGCTTCGTATTTTAGGAagttctatttatagagttggGTGTGCTTTATGCACTTGATCCTGGTTGGTTCATGGACCAGACCTATGAGCTTAACTACATGTATTTGAGTCATATTTTGGCTTTAGACTCAATCAAACTTAGcccaattaataatatttaattggatCAAAgtaattaacttaatccatTGATGAAAACATATGATATCATTAAAATCGactaatttatgttttcaattataatttgagacacatgtcaatttttcttaattagtctcgaatttaattatatgtatttttcatcattaacttagTAATCGATCTCacaatttcttattcaacgGTATTTATTTAGGAGTGTATATTGTCACAATTACAACCTTTCAAATATGGGGCAGACAATTATGCGACACTTGCTCTACTAGGTGAACAAGTTAGTTGTACTAAATCCAAAAGTTAGGAGTAAACTCACGTCAGagaatgattttataaaatgtgaaagagaaagaaaagtgttGCAAAAATCATTTAAGAAAGCAATTAAGGCTAACAATTGCTAGAAAGCTTGGTTTGCAAAGAATACAAGGCTTAATCAAGGAATTAACTAGTGAGTTTCCTCTATAATAcatttcaaacattttcaaatatgatatgCTTTCATATGAAAAGTGGAGAAATGTTACTTACAAGCAACATAGAAATTAAAGGAAACAAGCTAAGCTAAGTCAAAAGCATAAAAACAAGATTGAAGTTGGAACTCTTCAATCTTCTACTTCCACGTTTCATGGTCTTCAACATATTCCCAACGTGTTTCTTCCACGGGGAGGTTCTTCCACTTAACCCGGAATTCTTGGATTATCCTAGTGGGCCTTCTAGCCTTCCTTATTCAATTTACAAGGATCTCATCAActtctttatcttctttctgCTTTAGGTCGACACATGGTCAAGCAATATTGTTGTTCTGCTTGTTGTCGAGATCTTGATGGTAGAGTTTTAAGTTGTTCAAATGAATTCATTCATGTAGGCAATGCCACTCTATACGATgcattttttatcttcttgaGGACTTCTATAAGCCCTTCATATTTTCTGACAAGGTGCTAATAATCTTTGTGCCctctaaaccaaaatttatctcCAGCTTGATAAGGACTTGATCTCTTACTCGAAACTGGAGAGGGCGCCACTTTTTATCAACTCGCTTTTTCATACACTTCAAGGTTTTCTCTAAGTAAGCTCGAGCGATGTTTGTAATCTGCTTCCAGTCTTTCGTGAAGTTGTGAGCTTGTGGATTTCTCCCTGTATAAGgatgataaaaaatatgagGTAATAAGAGTTGTCTTCCACTTACAATTTCAAAGAGACTCTTCCTCAGTGACGAACTAGTTGGAgtgttgaaataaaattaagccACATCTAGAAACTGGAGCTAATTCTTTTGTCTTGCATCAACGAAATGGTGCAAATACTCCTCGAGCATACAATTGAATCGTTGGTCTAACTATCTATCTAAGGGAGGTAgcttgaaaatatatttagactGGTTTTTAAGTAGGTAAATAACTTGGTCTAAAAGTTACCAATGAATCTATCATCCTTGTCGCTCACGATGCTTGTCGAGACTCTCCACAACTTTATGATGTGCTTAAAGAACAATTGTGTTGTTAATTCGACAAAACATTTTTGGTAGTGGGGATGAAAGAGGCATACTTCatggtttgttttgttgaCTTTTTTTAACCCAACTGTCTCCATCGTCTATCTCTTAACGCATCTTTCGTTAGCCGCCTCCATTGTCCATCTCTTCTCGCATCTCCCTTCGGTCGACTCCATCATCCATCTCTTCTCGCATCTCCCTTCCGACCTTGGCCTTCCCTCCATATCTCTCATCTCGCATCTCTCATCTtgcatttcctttttcttctccgactctcatcttcttccatctcTTCGATTTGCACCACCACGCCGACTGACGTGCGAGACACTACCCAATATCAATCCTTCCCAACATCAATCCAAAATCCAAGGTTAGTATCAAAATTGATCTACTTAAATTAGTGTAGGGTAAGCGTTTTTAGACCCAATTTATAATACCAAAATTTGGGAGttctttacaaaaatatggaaaagagaattaagggaaaaaaagaacaaaaaccgATTTCCAAACTAAATCGAACTGCTTGTATTCGATTTGGTTTGAGTCACATAATCAGTGCGGTTCAATTTcgtaatcttttcttttttatttttgattcGATCTGATTTGACCctaaaatgaaccaaattgTGTCAAACCCTAGTTTATTAGAgcattcaaaatgtttaaccCTCCAACCTTTTTGTCCAACTTGTTCAGCCGAATCTGGAGAAATCTCACTTCGTCTGAAAATTCTCTAATATACAAGAATTGCTCTTCGATCTCAATCAATTACTCAGATTGTGACTTTGGCAGTTGTTTCTTTACCAACATGATTACGTCTCACTTAGTCAAGGAGCTATCAAAACTTTGATACCACTTGTCTCACAACCTTTTGAATACAACACGGACAATTGTGTGACACTTGCTCTAATCTGGTGAACAAGTCAGTCGtactaaatttgaaagtcaCCAGCAAACTGACAGTATGATTTCTCCCTTCACGTTTTGagagaaaatagttttataaaacgtgaaagaagaaaagtgttGAAAACACCGTTAAAGAAAGCATTGAAGACTGACAATTGCAAGAAAGCAGGGGCAAATTTATTAAGGGCTGAAGATGTTTGGACATGCGGTCATAGACAACAAATGCCTTGGACAAGCATGCTCATGACATATATGACATCTaggttagatttttttatgaaatattacaGCATAGTAGGTTATTCACGAAAAAATTGTAGCTTTAGGCTATTAGTGTAATTGGCTTAATTAAATAGGTTCTTAGTGTAGAATgctttcaaagttttttttttccgaaAAGGAAAGCCCTCAAAGTTAGAAAAGAAGACAACCCctcatacaaaaaaagaaaatagatttaCTAAAATACCCACGGGGCAATAAACTATCACCAAAGCTCCTTATTTCCATCCGAAATACATAGggaaaaagggaaaggaaaaaaacaagcccaatttaagaaaacaaaaaactaaaactaaaggAGCATAAGAAAGGGTTACGCAATTTCATAGTATAAAATAACTGCACTGTTTTATAAGAGAAACAAAACCATGTTGACGGACAGGTTGCTTACAAACTTAAAGGTTGGTTCTCCCTATATTCTGCTAATCTGTGCATGAAAGTTTCAAAAGAATGCTTAGGTGGCTGTAAAATTATGGCAACTTCTTTAGCAGTTGTTGTCAATCAGACCATCTGATTCCGAATCATATTCCAAAAGCATGTTATGATCGGACACTTCTTCAGAACTATATAGCGTTTCATTCACTTCGTCATTATGAAAGTGACCAGATGGATCTTTTTTGTACAAACCTCTACTTCTATCTAGTTGGCCTTTCCTCAACATGCTTGTAAATCTTTCCCTGATACTAACAAGAGGATGTTTCTGTACAAGCTTATCACCATCATATGCTTCTCGAAGGATTACAGTCTGCGTGTCATCCTTCTTAGAGATGTAAAAGATACCAGGATGACGCTCAAAGACTTTCGTAAACTTCTGAGGCAAAGAGAATGGTTTTCGAAGGTTGCTTACGTTCTTCCGTTCAGTTTTCTTTTGCAAGGTAAGGTGAAGAAGCTCATGAAAGACTCCGACAATCCTCTTTTCAGATACATCAGTACGGGGATCCAAATGAGAGGCATCACAATATGGAGAAGTGTAAGGGAGCGTCTGCCATTCTTTTAACCAATCCATGCATTTTCTATTCAGTCCAAAACCCCTTGTAAATCCGATTGGAAAGGCCAAATAGCCATTTCTTATGTCTTCTTCCATTTGTTGGGAAGCAGCATTCTTCTGCAGTTCAGAAACAGCAAGGTCATTATCCCATTTCAGAAGTTTCAACCCAATACGATGATCTTGGAGCCGGATGAACGAAAACATGTCATGGTTATATGGAATGAAAGAGTTCTGATAATCATATGGCAGCCCCATGTCCCATCTTAACTGGTCAATTGTCTGTAGAGGAAGTGTGCAACCACTAGTAAGCATTAGCAATCTGCAAAGCCTAGATCGAAGATCTGTCCAACACTGACGAAGGACAATGATTTGCTCCGCATGAAGTTCCCTAGCTTCTGGAGTTAAGCAAAATGATGGCACACGAGTGCCTGCACTATCGAGAATATGTGACTCATGAAAGATGGAAGGATATCTCCTAATGAAGGTAGACATCTTGACATCATTTGGAATACCAAGCTGCCGACGATGACGACGCAGATGGTAGACCGGTAAGCAATGTTCGGGACTTGAAGAGATTATAGACACAAGAAAGCAAACAGCCTTAAGGTCTTTCTCAGCACTCACTACAGTATCTAAGTCTTTATCTTTCACCCATTTTAGTCTTATGTTTACTAGATAACGACCTTGCAGGTAATTTAAATTCAAGCCCCTCTGGTTTTTACATAAGAAACCAGAGAGTTTAAGCCTGCTAAACAACCAAGCAACCATCTTCTACCATCCATCAACATATGAATTCCATCAACTTCCcacaaaacataaagaaaacatCAGCCTTAAATTTGAAGGAGTCTTCAGGATGCCGGAGCTTTCGCAACATTGATCATCATTTCATCATACGTACACATCTCACATACATCAATCAGacatcatattaaaattcacaCAAAGTTCATCCTATCAGCACACAGATCCCAACCTAGCTTCGTTTCAGTAGTGAGCCTACGTACCTCAATGTTAAAAGCCCAATAACAGGAAAATAATATCCCTTCTGATGTAGAGCAAGAATCTTGGATTAACCTCTATCACACACCAAATACCAGCTTAAATTCCAAACTATTGGCTTACACAAAAGCATAAAACTCGTGTTTAAAGGTTTCCAGCACTCACCCAAAGTGCGACTAAAACCAACGCTAGTTCAAAATCCCCGAGCAGTTAATTCGATCCTACAAACATTCACAACCTAAGATCAAAACCCAGAACTCCTGAAAACTAAAACGAGCCCAGCCATCTCAAAGCCTTACTACGTACCAGAACGGTCTAAACGCTCTTGCACGCTGCTGTCAAAAACTCAGATCTAAATCTAAATACCATGGGCAACAAGTATTAAGCGTTCATCCAGTGGTGGACTAAGCTTAACCCGAGAAAACATCCAAAATCTTACCCAAAACTAGAACAATGGCGATGGCGGCAATGGCTGGCTAAACAGATCGGTGGGTTAGAGAGGGAAATAGAGATAGTCGGAACCCAGCCACGGACGGCGGATGGCGGACGGCGCGGTCTCCGCCGACTATCCAACTGGCGCGCGTGAAGTCTGACGGCAAGAGGCTGGCGGCGGACGGTGGTTGCAGGCAGAGACGGAAGATGTGAGAGAATGGGTGTTTGGTGTGAGGATTGCACGTGTGTTTACCAAAagctaatttcattttcttttttttaaaaacaataacacactttttttaaatggatgtccaaa
This DNA window, taken from Cucumis sativus cultivar 9930 chromosome 6, Cucumber_9930_V3, whole genome shotgun sequence, encodes the following:
- the LOC101209849 gene encoding protein WHAT'S THIS FACTOR 9, mitochondrial yields the protein MVAWLFSRLKLSGFLCKNQRGLNLNYLQGRYLVNIRLKWVKDKDLDTVVSAEKDLKAVCFLVSIISSSPEHCLPVYHLRRHRRQLGIPNDVKMSTFIRRYPSIFHESHILDSAGTRVPSFCLTPEARELHAEQIIVLRQCWTDLRSRLCRLLMLTSGCTLPLQTIDQLRWDMGLPYDYQNSFIPYNHDMFSFIRLQDHRIGLKLLKWDNDLAVSELQKNAASQQMEEDIRNGYLAFPIGFTRGFGLNRKCMDWLKEWQTLPYTSPYCDASHLDPRTDVSEKRIVGVFHELLHLTLQKKTERKNVSNLRKPFSLPQKFTKVFERHPGIFYISKKDDTQTVILREAYDGDKLVQKHPLVSIRERFTSMLRKGQLDRSRGLYKKDPSGHFHNDEVNETLYSSEEVSDHNMLLEYDSESDGLIDNNC